The stretch of DNA CCCGCGACACCGGGCGGTCCCGCCGCCCGCCGGAGGACGAGACCCGGGACCACCGGCGATCGGCGACAATGACGGCATGCCCGACCGTGCCGGCCTCGCGCGGCTGCCCCGCATCGACGACCTCGTCGCCGCCGCGGGCGACCTCGTCGCGCGCTACGGGCGGGGCCCGGCGACCGCGGCCCTGCGCGCGGCCGTGGACGTCGCCCGCGCCCGCCTGCTCGACGCCGGTGGCGAGCCGCCCGACGCGACGGAGCTCGTCGCGGCGGCTGACGCCGACCTCGCTCGGCGGCGCCCGGGACCCCCGCGTCGCGTCTACAACGCCGCCGGCGTCGTCGTGCACACCAACCTCGGCCGCGCGCCGCTCTCGGACGACGCGCGGCAGGCGATGCTGGACGCGGCCGGGTACTGCGACCTCGAGTACGACCTCGCCACCGGGCGGCGTGGATCGCGCGGGGCGCGTCTCGACCCGCTGCTCGCCGAAACCGCCGGCGCGCAGGACGCCCTGGCGGTGAACAACTGCGCCGCCGCGCTCGTGCTCACGCTCGCGGCACTCGCCCCGGGCGCCGACGTCGCCGTGAGCCGCGGGGAGCTCGTCGAGATCGGCGGCTCCTTCCGCCTGCCCGAGATCATGGCGGCCTCGGGGGCCCGCCTCGTCGAGGTCGGCACGACGAACCGCACACGGGCCGTTGACTACGCCGTCGACGGCGTGGCCCTGCTCCTCAAGGTGCACCCGTCGAACTACCGCATCACCGGCTTCGCCGAGGCTCCCGGTGTGGCGGCTGTCGCGGATGTCGCACGCGACCTCGGCGTGCCGCTCGTCCACGACGTCGGGTCCGGCCTGCTCGTCGACAGCGACGAGCCGTGGCTCGCCGGCGAGCCGAGCCTCGCCGGGTCGCTCGCCGAGGGCGCCGACCTCGTGCTCGCGAGCGGGGACAAGCTTCTCGGCGGGCCGCAGGCCGGCATCCTGGCGGGGCGCGCCGACCTCGTCGAGCGGTGCCGACGCCATCCGCTCGCCCGGGCCCTGCGCCTCGACAAGCTCCGCATCGCCGGGCTCGTCGCGACGCTCGAGGCGCACCTGCGGGGGACACCCGTGCCGACGTGGGCGATGCTGCGCGCCGACCCGGTGGTCATCGCCGCCCGGGCGAAGGCGCTCGCCGCGCGCCTCGGCGGCGAGGTCACCGAAGGCGCGACCCTCGTCGGCGGGGGATCCGCGCCGGGCCTGTCCGTCCGGACCCCCGTCGTGCGCCTCGGCGCCGCACGGCCCGACGCCGCAGCCGATCGCCTGCGCGCCGGCGACCCGCCGATCGTCGTGCGGGTCGACGACGGGGCGCTGTGGGTGGACCTGCGCACCGTGCCTCCCGAGGCCGACGACCTCCTCGGCGAGCGCCTCGCCGCCGTGCTGGGGGCAGTCTGAGCTGACCGGGCCGGGCGTACGCTGCCGCACGATGGCGACGATCCGGCTGAGGGACCACCCGCTCGTCCGGCGGGTTCGTGGTCTGGCGTCCACGGACCGTGCCGGCGACGGGGTGCTCGTCGCCCTCGCGGCCGGTGTGGGGCTGGCCACGGGTCTGCTGGCCGTCGCGCTCATCGAGCTCGTCCGCGCCGTGCAGGCCGTCGCGTTCGCCGGCCCGGACCGCCTCGTCGTCGTCCTCGCGCCGACCCTGGGGGGCTTGCTCGTCGGCGTGCTCATCACCTACTGGGTGCCCGAGGCGCGCGGCGCGGGCGTCAGCCAGGTGATGACCGCGATCGCCCTCCACGGAGGGCGGATGCGCCCGGTCCTCGCGCTCGGCAAGCTCCTCACGAGCGGCCTCGCGCTGGGCACGGGCGCCTCCGGTGGCCGCGAGGGCCCGATCGTGCAGATCGGCGGGGCGGTCGGGTCGACCGCCGGCAGGCTCCTGAACCTCAACGAGGAGCAGAAGCGCGCCGTCATCGCCGCAGGCGCCGGGGCCGGGATCGCGGCGTCGTTCAACGCCCCCATCGGCGGGATGCTGTTCGCGCTCGAGGTCATCATCGGCGGCTTCCGCGCCCGCTACCTGCAGGTCATCGTCGTCGCGTGCGTCGTCGCCTCCGTCACCGCCCGCACGATCGTCGGGCCGGAGCTCATCTACTCCCCGCCCCCCTTCACCCTCGCCGACCCGCGGGAGCTGCTGCTCTACGCCGTGCTCGGCCTGACCGCCTCCGGGGTGGGGGTCGCGCTCGTGCGGGGTGAGGCCATCGTCACGGTGGTCGCCGAGCGGGCGCGGGTCTGGCCGCCCCTGCGCACCGCCGCGGGAGGGCTCGGCGTCGGGCTCATCGCGCTCGCCGTGCCGGAGGTGCTCGGCACCGGCGACCACCTGCCCCCGGTCCTCGGGGTCGTCACCGACCCCATCGCGGGCATGCTCGCCGGCGAGGTCGGCGGCACGGGCCTGTCCGCCGCCGGCGTGCTCCTCGTCCTGCTGGTGGCCAAGCTCGCCGCGACCGCGTTGACCCTCGGCACAGGCAGCTCGGCCGGCAGCTTCGCCCCGGCGGTGTTCATCGGCGCGGCGCTCGGAGGGGCGTACGGGCACGTCACCGCGGCGGTGCTGCCCGGCGCGGCTGTCGCTCCGGGTGCGTTCGCGCTCGCGGGCATGGCGGCCGTCGTCGGCGCGAGCACCCGCGCCCCGCTCACCGCGATCCTCCTCGCCTTCGAGCTCACCGGCGACTACGGTCTCGTGCTGCCGCTCATGCTGGCCACCGGCATCGCGACGTTCCTTGCCGACCGCCTCGACCGCGAGTCCGCCTACACCCTCCCGCTCACCCGTCGTGGCATCGTGTACGCCGAGCCCGAGGACGTCGACATCATGCAGACGGTGCGGGTGGGCGAGATCATGAACCCCGACCCGCCGGCGGTACCGCCGTCGATGACCGTCCCCGAGCTGCAGGCGGAGTTCCGCCGTACCCGCCGCCACGGTTTCCCGGTCGTGGACGGCGACCGGCTCGTCGGCGTCGTGACGATCAGCGACCTCGCCCGCGCCGTCAACCCCGACGGGGTCGACGAGGACGCCATGACCCGCACCGGCGACATCATGGCGCTGCGGGAGCGGACCGTCGGCGACATCTGCACCCGCCGCGTGCTGACCGTCACGCCCGAGGACCCCGTCTTCCGCGCCGTGCGGCGCATGGGCGCCATCGATGCCGGCCGCCTGCCGGTCGTCGCCGCCGAGGACCACAGCCGCCTCGTCGGGATGGTGGGCCGCGCCGACGTCGTGAAGGCCTACCAGCGGGCGGTCACCCGCAGCCTCGGCGTGCAGCAGCGCCAGCAGTCATCACGGCTGCGCGACCTGGCCGGCACCCAGTTCGTCGAGCTCGTCGTCGCCCCCGACGCGGAAGCCACCGGCCGTGCCGTGCGCGACGTGGTCTGGCCGCCCCGCACGATCCTCACGAACGTGCGCCGAAACGGCGAGGCGATCATGCCGAACGGCGACACCGTCCTCGAGGCCGGCGACGAGGTCGTCGTCCTGACCGACCAGCAGGTCGCGGGCGAGGTTCGCCGCCTCATCGCAGGCGTGGCGCCCGACGAGTAGGGCGGGAAGCCCTGCGCGACGCTCTGCCGGCCTCACCCGCGCCCGGGGAGATCGACGGGTCCCTGGGGCTCACCGTCCGCAGGGGCGGATGCCCAGACCTGTCTGCAAGGCGGCGATCTCCTCGTCGATGCGCGAGGACTCGGCCATGAGCGAGGCGCCCTCCTCGCGGGCGCCGCGCGCGTAGGACTCGCCCACCGCCTCGATCGTGCCGAGGTTGTCGTCCATCAGCGCCACGATCTCCTCGTGGGCCGCTTCGGCGCCGTCGGGCGGTTCGAGTGCGTCGATGGTCGACCGGTAGTCCGCATAGAGCGCGGCGATGTCCCCGGCCCGGCGCAGGAACAGCTTCTGGGAGGCGTCCTCGCGCGCGAGGTCGAGCTCCTCGTCGTCCTGCGCCAGGCTGAACAGCGCTCCGAGGTAGTACTCGCAGGCCTCGTGGGAGGCGGTCGCGTACTGCTCGACGGTCACCGCCTCGGCGCGGGGGTCCGGCGCGGTCTCTGCCTCCTCCGCGGGGTCCACGCCGCTCGAGCAGGCGGGGATCAGCAGGCCGAGCAGGACCACGGCGACGCACCAACGGCTCGGCATGGACAGCCCCTTCGGCTCGCCGGCGGGCATCTGGCGCCGCTTCAACCCGCGCCCACGTCGAGGACCCGCACGACGGCGGTCCCGGCCTCGTCGGACGCCGCGAGGTCGACCTCGGCGGTGATGGCCCAGTCGTGGTCGCCGGCAGGGTCGTCGAGGACCTGGCGGACCTTCCAGACGCCGGGCTCCTCGTCGACCACGAGCAGCCGCGGTCCTCGCGCGTCGGGCCCGGTGCCGATCTCGTCGTGGTCGGCGAAGTACGGCTCGAGCGCCTGCGACCAGGTCTCGGCGCTCCAGCCGTGCGCGCCGTCGAGCTTGCCGAGGTCCTCCCACCGACGGCGGGCCGCGAGCTCGACACGCCGGAACAGCGCGTTGCGCACGAGCACCCGGAAGGCCCGGACGTTCGCGGTGACCGGCGGGGGGCCCTCGTCGACGGCGGGCTTGGGGGTCTCGGCGCCCGCGCCGGGGGCGAGCATGGCCTCCCACTCGTCGAGCAGGCTCGAGTCGGTCTGGCGGACGAGCTCACCGAGCCAGGCATCGAGGTCGTCCACCTCGTCGGTCTTGAGCTCGTCGGGCACGGTCTGGCGCAGCGCCTTGTACGCGTCGGAGAGGTAGCGCAGCACCAGTCCCTCGGAGCGCGACAGCTCGTAGAAGGCGACGTAGTCGGCGAAGGTCATCGCGCGCTCGTAGAGGTCACGGGCGACCGACTTCGGCGACAGGGTGTGCGCGGCGACCCACGGCTGCCCCTGACGGTAGAGCGCGAAGGCGGTCTCGAGGAGGTCGGCGAGCGGGCGCGGGTGCGTGACGTCTTCGAGCAGCTCCATGCGCTCGTCGTAGTCGATGCCGTCCGCCTTCATCTGCGCGACCGCCTCGCCCTTCGCCTTGAAGGTCTGCGCACCGAGCACCTGTCGAGGATCCTCGAGGATCGACTCGACCACCGACAGGACGTCGAGCGCGTAGGTGGGCGAGTCGTGGTCGAGGAGCGCGAACGCCGACATCGCGAACGGCGCGAGTGGCTGGTTGAGCGCGAAGTTGTCCTGGAGGTCGACGGTGACCCGTACGGTGCGGCCCTCGGCGTCGGGCTCCCCGAGACGCTCGGCCACCCCGGCGGTCAGCAGCTCGCGGTAGAGCGCGATGGCACGGCGGATGTGGTCACGCTGGGCGGGGCGGTCCTCGTGGTTGTCGGTCAACAGCGCCCGCATCGTCGCGAACGCGTCGCCGGGGCGCTCCATCACGTTGAGCAGCATGGCGTGGCTGACCGCGAACCGGGACCGCAGCGTCTCGGGCTCCGCCGCGACGAGCCGGTCGTAGGTCGACTCAGCCCAGCTGACGAAGCCGTCGGGCGGCTTCTTGCGGGTCACCTTCCGCCGCTTCTTCGGGTCGTCGCCGGCCTTGGCGAGCGCCTTCTCGTTCTCCACGACGTGCTCGGGGGCCTGGACGACGACGGTGCCGGTCGTGTCGTACCCGGCGCGTCCGGCGCGGCCGGCGATCTGGTGGAACTCCCGGGCGTTCAGGTGGCGGGTCCTGACACCGTCGTACTTCGTCAGCGCCGTGAACAGGACCGTGCGGATCGGCACGTTGATGCCGACGCCGAGCGTGTCGGTGCCGCAGATCACCTTCAGCAGGCCTGCCTGCGCGAGCTGTTCCACCAGCCGCCGGTACTTCGGCAGCATCCCGGCGTGATGCACGCCGATGCCGTGGCGGACGAGCCGTGACAGGGTCTTCCTGCCGAACCCCGCGGCGAAGCGGAAGTCCGCGATGAGCTCGGCGATGGCGTCCTTCTCCTGCCGGGTGCACACGTTCACGCTCATGAGCGCCTGGGCGCGCTCGACCGCCGACGCCTGGGTGAAGTGCACGACGTAGATCGGGGCGCGGCGCGTCTCGAGCAGTTCCTCGATCGTCTCGTGCACCGGCGTGGTCACGTAGCGGAACTGCAGCGGGACGGGACGTTCGACGGAGGTGACGACGGCGACCTGGCGACCGGTCCGCCGGCGCAGGTCCTCCTGGAAGAAGCGCACGTCGCCGAGCGTGGCGGACATGAGGACGAACTGGGCCTGGGGCAGCGTGAGCAGCGGCACCTGCCAAGCCCAGCCGCGGTCCGCCTCGGCGTAGAAGTGGAACTCGTCCATTACCACCTGGCCGATGTCGGCCCCAGGCCCCTGACGCAGGGCGAGGTTCGCGAGGATCTCCGCGGTGCAGCAGATGATCGGCGCGTCGGCGTTCACGGTCGCGTCCCCGGTCATCATGCCGACGTTGTCCGCACCGAAGATCTCGATGAGCGCGAAGAACTTCTCGCTGACGAGCGCCTTGATCGGGGCGGTGTAGAAGCTCGTCTTGTCCTCGGCCAGCGCGGCGAAGTGCGCTCCGGTCGCGACGAGGCTCTTGCCCGACCCCGTCGGCGTGCTCAGGATCACATGCGAGCCCGAGACGACCTCGATCAGCGCCTCCTCCTGCGCCGGGTACAGGCGCAGCCCGCGCCCCTCCGCCCAGCCGGTGAAGGTCGCGAAGATCGTGTCGGCGTCCGCCGGCACCCCCCGGGGGGGCAGGAGGTCGACGAGGCGTGGGGAGACGGAGAGGTCGGTCACCGTGGCTGCCGCCCGCGCGCCCGCTCGAGCTGGCGGCGCTCCCGCTTGCTCGGACGCCCCGCACCGCGGTCCCGGACGGGGACCGGTCCGCGCTCGGGAAGGCGGGGCGGCGGGGGGCTGTGGTCGACGAGGCACTCGGCGGCGACCGAGGCACCGACGCGACGGTCGACGACCCGGGCCACCTCGACGACCCGTTCACGCCCACCGGTCCGCACCCGGATGGTGTCACCGGCCTTCACGAGGCTGGACGGCTTCGCTTTGGCCCCGTGGAGACGCACGTGGCCGCCCCGGCACGCGGCGTTGGCCTCCGCCCGGGTCTTGAACAGCCGGACGGCCCACAGCCAACGGTCGACGCGCGTCGAATCCACGCCGCCCATGGTTCCACGGCGCGCCGATCGCTGCCCAGCCCGAGGCGCGCCAGGCGGCCAGGTCCTTGCCTCCCCGCACCGCACGGCGGGCGGACGCGCCGGCGGTGCGCCTGCTAGGAGGTGGCGGCGGGCTCGCCGATGACCCCGCACGCCTGGCGGGGACCGGCGTCACCGGTCGCGAGGGTGTCCTCGTCGGGCGGTCCACCGTCGAGGTAGCGCTCGGGGACGTTCGCGTGATTGTCCGCCCCGGCATGGACGATGAAGGCGCCGCCGGCGGCCCTGAGGTCCCCGAGGGCGAACCGGTCGGTCGACACGGTCATCTCCGCGCGGCCGTCCTCGCCGACGAGCAGGTTCGGGAGGTCGCCGGCGTGCGCCCCGTGAGCGCCGCCTTCGGGGCTGTAGTGCCCGCCTGCGGTCGTGAACGGCCCGTCGGGGGCGTCAGGGTCGCAGTCTGCGTTCTGGTGGACGTGGAACCCGTAGAAGCCGGGCTCGAGCCCGTCGATCGATGCCGCGACGCGGGTCCGCTCGCCGTCGGCGGTCAGCGTCACCGTGCCCACCGGCTGGTCCTGCGCGTCGCGCATCTCGACCTCGACGCCGTCACCGGCCTGCGCCGTGTCCTCGCCTGCGGGCTCGCCCCCGGGCACCTGACCGGATTCGGTGTCCGCCGGGGCGGTGGCGTTCTCGCCGCAGCCGCCCAGCAGAGCCAGCGCCGCGAGCAGGGCGGGTACGGCTGCGCGCATCATGAGTCCGCCGTTTCGTCGTCAATGTCGTTCCGCAGCCTTCGCCGGCGGCGGCGTCGCCAAACACCGCCCCGCCCTGCGCCGTGGGACTGTGCCTGCGAGGGCCACCGCCCGCGGGCGGCAGTACGCTCCCGGCATGCGGGTCATCTGCACCGCCGGGCACGTCGACCACGGCAAGTCCGCGCTCGTCAAGGCGTTGACCGGCATGGAGCCGGACCGCTTCGCCGAGGAGCAGCAGCGCGGCCTCACGATCGACCTCGGTTTCGCGTGGACCGAGGTCGGCCGCCACACCGTCGCCTTCGTCGACCTGCCCGGCCACGAGCGCTTCGTGGGCAACATGCTCGCCGGCGCGGGCGCGGTCGATCTCGCCCTGTTCGTCGTGTCCGCCGACGAGGGCTGGATGCCCCAGAGCCAGGAGCACCTCGACATCCTGGACCTGCTCGGCGTCTGCCGTGGCGTCGTCGCGGTCACGAAGGCGGACGCGGTCGACGCCGAGACGCTCGACCTCGCCCAGGAGCTCGCCCGCGAGCAGCTCGCCGGCAGCGCCCTCGCCGACGTCGAGATCGTCGCGGTCAGCGCGGTGACCGGTGCGGGCCTCGACGAGCTGGCCGAGCAGCTCACCGCCGTGCTCGACGCGGCTCCCGCCCCGGCCGACCGCGGGCGCCCGCGCCTTTGGGTCGACCGGACGTTCACGGTGCGGGGCGCGGGCACGGTCGTGACCGGCACCCTGTCGGGCGGCCGCCTCGGCGTCGGGGAGGAGGTCGCCGTCCTGCCCGGCAACCGGCCCGCGCGGGTCCGCGGCCTCCAGTCGCTGAAGACCGCCGTCGACGAGGCGCTGCCGGGCAGCCGTGTCGCGGTCAACCTCTCGGGGATCGATCGTGCCGTGGTGGGTCGCGGAAACGCCCTCGGACTGCCCGACCAGTGGCTGCCGGTCACCGCCTTCGACGCGCACGCCCGCGCCCTGCCCGGTGCCGCGATCGACCGTCGCGGCGCCTGGCACCTGCACGCCGGGTCCGGCGAGTGGGTCGCGAGGCTCTACCCGCTCGCGGGGAAGATCACCGGTGAGGGATTCGTGCGCGTCGAGCTCGACGAGCCCGCCCCGCTGACCGCCGGAGACCGTTTCGTGCTCCGCGAAGCCGGACGGCAGGCCACCGTGGGTGGCGGGGTCGTCGTCGACGCGGACCCGCCGCCGCGCTCCAGGGGCTCGCAGCGGGCCGCCCGCGGCAAGGAGCTCGCCGCCCGCGTGGATGCGCTGGAGGCCGGCGACCGGGCTGGCCTCCTCGGACGCCACGTCGCCGAGCGCGGGGCGGCCGATGCGACGCGCACCGCCGCGGCTGTGGGAGTGGGCACCGCGGACGCGGCGGCGGCCGCCGCGTCCGGGGGGCTTCTGCGCCTCGGACCGGCGTGGGCGCACCCCGACGCCGTCGCGTCGTGGCGTGACGCCGTCGGTCGGGCGCTCGCCGGCTATCACCGGGCGCACCCGGTCGACCGCGTCGCCCCCAAGAGCCTCGCCGCCCGCGCCGCCGCCCGCGCGGGGTGCCCCGAACCACTCGTCGACGAGCTGCTGGCGCTGCTCGCACGGGACGGCGCGGTCGTCGCCGAGGGCCCCGGCCTGCGGGCGCCTGACCACGCCGTGCGCCTCGACCCCGCGCAGGAGCGGGCGAGGACCGCGCTGCTCGAGGCGCTCGACGCTGATCCGTTCTCCCCCCCACGGCTCGACGACGCCGCCGCGGGCGCCGGCGCATCACCCGCCCTCGTCCGGGAGCTCGAGGCCGCCGGCGACCTCGTGCGGCTGGCCCCCGACCTCGCGTTCACCGCAGGCGCCTTCGCTCAGGCGGTCGACCGGCTGCGGACGGCCTACGCCGCCGACGGCCCCCTCACCGCCGCCCGCGCGAAGGAGGTGCTCGGCACGAGCCGCAAGTTCGCCGTGCCCCTCCTCGAGCAGCTCGACCGGCGTGGCGTCACCCGCCGGGAGGGCGACGTCCGCCACGTCCGCCCCGAACGCCCGTAGGTGCGGGCAGACGTAGGCTGCCGCGGTCCCTATGCCACCTCGACGACGGCGTCGACCTCGACGGGGGCGTCCAGGGGCAGGGCGGCCACACCGACCGCGGAGCGCGCGTGCCGGCCGTCCTCGCCGAACACCTCGCCGAGCAGGTCAGATGCGCCGTTGGCGACGAGATGCTGCTCGGAGAACCCCGGGGCGCTCGCGACGAAGACCGTGAGCTTCACGATCCGGCCTACGGCGGACAGGTCGCCGACGGCGGCGCGCACCTGGGCGAGGATGTTCACCGCGCAGGCGCGCGCGCAGCGCTGCGCTTCGGGGACGCCGAGGGCCCGACCGACGAGGCCGGTGGCGAGCAGCCGGCCATCCTGGAGGGGGAGCTGTCCGGCGGTGAACACGAGGTCGCCCGAACGCACCCACGGCACGTAGGCGGCTGCCGGCGCCGGCGGCTCCGGCAGTGCGATCCCGAGCTCGGCCAGGCGATCCTCGGGCGTCACCGAGCGGCCGGGCTCAGCACGCTTTCAGCCTGGCCGCGAGGATGTGCTTGCGGTCGAGCTCCGAGTGCCCGCCCCAGACGCCGAACGGCTCCTCGGTGTCGAGCGCCCACTCGAGGCACTCGACCTGCACGGGGCACGCCGCGCAGATGGCCTTCGCCTTCGTCTCCCGCGCTTCCCGCTCCGGCTTCGGTTCGAAGTGCATCGGCGGGAAGAACACCGTGGCGTCGGTGGTGCGGCACAGGCCGTGTTCCTGCCAGGCTGTGGACAGCGTGGTCTGCAGCAGCGGCAACGATGCGATGCTCCGACCCACGACGATCCCTCGAATCTGCCGAGCTCCGGTTCCTCGAGCGCCGAGGGTACGACGATTCGTCGGCGGGCGAAAGAGGGTTTTTCACTCCTGACGCGCGCCCTGGCTCGCCCCCCGGAAACCCATGAGCAGCTCCATCGGTATGGGCAGCACAAGCGTCGAGTTGTTCTCCGCAGCGACCGCGTTCATGGTCTGCAGCACGCGCAGCTGGTAGGCGATCGGCTCGCTTGCCATGACCTGTGCGGCCTCGTGGAGCTTTTGCGCAGCCTGGAACTCACCCTCGGCGCTGATGATCTTCGCGCGGCGGTCACGTTCGGCCTCGGCCTGGCGGGCCATGGCCCGCTGGATGTCCGA from Egibacteraceae bacterium encodes:
- the selA gene encoding L-seryl-tRNA(Sec) selenium transferase; protein product: MPDRAGLARLPRIDDLVAAAGDLVARYGRGPATAALRAAVDVARARLLDAGGEPPDATELVAAADADLARRRPGPPRRVYNAAGVVVHTNLGRAPLSDDARQAMLDAAGYCDLEYDLATGRRGSRGARLDPLLAETAGAQDALAVNNCAAALVLTLAALAPGADVAVSRGELVEIGGSFRLPEIMAASGARLVEVGTTNRTRAVDYAVDGVALLLKVHPSNYRITGFAEAPGVAAVADVARDLGVPLVHDVGSGLLVDSDEPWLAGEPSLAGSLAEGADLVLASGDKLLGGPQAGILAGRADLVERCRRHPLARALRLDKLRIAGLVATLEAHLRGTPVPTWAMLRADPVVIAARAKALAARLGGEVTEGATLVGGGSAPGLSVRTPVVRLGAARPDAAADRLRAGDPPIVVRVDDGALWVDLRTVPPEADDLLGERLAAVLGAV
- a CDS encoding chloride channel protein, yielding MATIRLRDHPLVRRVRGLASTDRAGDGVLVALAAGVGLATGLLAVALIELVRAVQAVAFAGPDRLVVVLAPTLGGLLVGVLITYWVPEARGAGVSQVMTAIALHGGRMRPVLALGKLLTSGLALGTGASGGREGPIVQIGGAVGSTAGRLLNLNEEQKRAVIAAGAGAGIAASFNAPIGGMLFALEVIIGGFRARYLQVIVVACVVASVTARTIVGPELIYSPPPFTLADPRELLLYAVLGLTASGVGVALVRGEAIVTVVAERARVWPPLRTAAGGLGVGLIALAVPEVLGTGDHLPPVLGVVTDPIAGMLAGEVGGTGLSAAGVLLVLLVAKLAATALTLGTGSSAGSFAPAVFIGAALGGAYGHVTAAVLPGAAVAPGAFALAGMAAVVGASTRAPLTAILLAFELTGDYGLVLPLMLATGIATFLADRLDRESAYTLPLTRRGIVYAEPEDVDIMQTVRVGEIMNPDPPAVPPSMTVPELQAEFRRTRRHGFPVVDGDRLVGVVTISDLARAVNPDGVDEDAMTRTGDIMALRERTVGDICTRRVLTVTPEDPVFRAVRRMGAIDAGRLPVVAAEDHSRLVGMVGRADVVKAYQRAVTRSLGVQQRQQSSRLRDLAGTQFVELVVAPDAEATGRAVRDVVWPPRTILTNVRRNGEAIMPNGDTVLEAGDEVVVLTDQQVAGEVRRLIAGVAPDE
- a CDS encoding DUF3516 domain-containing protein, encoding MTDLSVSPRLVDLLPPRGVPADADTIFATFTGWAEGRGLRLYPAQEEALIEVVSGSHVILSTPTGSGKSLVATGAHFAALAEDKTSFYTAPIKALVSEKFFALIEIFGADNVGMMTGDATVNADAPIICCTAEILANLALRQGPGADIGQVVMDEFHFYAEADRGWAWQVPLLTLPQAQFVLMSATLGDVRFFQEDLRRRTGRQVAVVTSVERPVPLQFRYVTTPVHETIEELLETRRAPIYVVHFTQASAVERAQALMSVNVCTRQEKDAIAELIADFRFAAGFGRKTLSRLVRHGIGVHHAGMLPKYRRLVEQLAQAGLLKVICGTDTLGVGINVPIRTVLFTALTKYDGVRTRHLNAREFHQIAGRAGRAGYDTTGTVVVQAPEHVVENEKALAKAGDDPKKRRKVTRKKPPDGFVSWAESTYDRLVAAEPETLRSRFAVSHAMLLNVMERPGDAFATMRALLTDNHEDRPAQRDHIRRAIALYRELLTAGVAERLGEPDAEGRTVRVTVDLQDNFALNQPLAPFAMSAFALLDHDSPTYALDVLSVVESILEDPRQVLGAQTFKAKGEAVAQMKADGIDYDERMELLEDVTHPRPLADLLETAFALYRQGQPWVAAHTLSPKSVARDLYERAMTFADYVAFYELSRSEGLVLRYLSDAYKALRQTVPDELKTDEVDDLDAWLGELVRQTDSSLLDEWEAMLAPGAGAETPKPAVDEGPPPVTANVRAFRVLVRNALFRRVELAARRRWEDLGKLDGAHGWSAETWSQALEPYFADHDEIGTGPDARGPRLLVVDEEPGVWKVRQVLDDPAGDHDWAITAEVDLAASDEAGTAVVRVLDVGAG
- a CDS encoding S4 domain-containing protein, which produces MDSTRVDRWLWAVRLFKTRAEANAACRGGHVRLHGAKAKPSSLVKAGDTIRVRTGGRERVVEVARVVDRRVGASVAAECLVDHSPPPPRLPERGPVPVRDRGAGRPSKRERRQLERARGRQPR
- a CDS encoding superoxide dismutase family protein, with the protein product MMRAAVPALLAALALLGGCGENATAPADTESGQVPGGEPAGEDTAQAGDGVEVEMRDAQDQPVGTVTLTADGERTRVAASIDGLEPGFYGFHVHQNADCDPDAPDGPFTTAGGHYSPEGGAHGAHAGDLPNLLVGEDGRAEMTVSTDRFALGDLRAAGGAFIVHAGADNHANVPERYLDGGPPDEDTLATGDAGPRQACGVIGEPAATS
- the selB gene encoding selenocysteine-specific translation elongation factor, which gives rise to MRVICTAGHVDHGKSALVKALTGMEPDRFAEEQQRGLTIDLGFAWTEVGRHTVAFVDLPGHERFVGNMLAGAGAVDLALFVVSADEGWMPQSQEHLDILDLLGVCRGVVAVTKADAVDAETLDLAQELAREQLAGSALADVEIVAVSAVTGAGLDELAEQLTAVLDAAPAPADRGRPRLWVDRTFTVRGAGTVVTGTLSGGRLGVGEEVAVLPGNRPARVRGLQSLKTAVDEALPGSRVAVNLSGIDRAVVGRGNALGLPDQWLPVTAFDAHARALPGAAIDRRGAWHLHAGSGEWVARLYPLAGKITGEGFVRVELDEPAPLTAGDRFVLREAGRQATVGGGVVVDADPPPRSRGSQRAARGKELAARVDALEAGDRAGLLGRHVAERGAADATRTAAAVGVGTADAAAAAASGGLLRLGPAWAHPDAVASWRDAVGRALAGYHRAHPVDRVAPKSLAARAAARAGCPEPLVDELLALLARDGAVVAEGPGLRAPDHAVRLDPAQERARTALLEALDADPFSPPRLDDAAAGAGASPALVRELEAAGDLVRLAPDLAFTAGAFAQAVDRLRTAYAADGPLTAARAKEVLGTSRKFAVPLLEQLDRRGVTRREGDVRHVRPERP
- a CDS encoding RidA family protein produces the protein MTPEDRLAELGIALPEPPAPAAAYVPWVRSGDLVFTAGQLPLQDGRLLATGLVGRALGVPEAQRCARACAVNILAQVRAAVGDLSAVGRIVKLTVFVASAPGFSEQHLVANGASDLLGEVFGEDGRHARSAVGVAALPLDAPVEVDAVVEVA
- a CDS encoding WhiB family transcriptional regulator encodes the protein MPLLQTTLSTAWQEHGLCRTTDATVFFPPMHFEPKPEREARETKAKAICAACPVQVECLEWALDTEEPFGVWGGHSELDRKHILAARLKAC